From the genome of Myripristis murdjan chromosome 22, fMyrMur1.1, whole genome shotgun sequence, one region includes:
- the kop gene encoding S100P-binding protein, translated as MDQKHVTKHVDAGQGMDKSNKPMKMIFNKPGLVKSEASDHKINFEHLKPLSVYSRMITCDSKTIVPDSTFSNPFVNLKIEVINVSSRKRKSDDHTYCTPTKKPYSPQAVSTDLGCLKDLCTPPKQGQDSTPAISKSVLLDGPKAIRSQNKEAVKSQLDLEHVTSGPSVGSGGEERMTAQQNFKSTPKTSAPLFEDAPLNLNHAFDFDIESILCLSPIGTRRSGGFTNSVGEDRECPSSSTFQNEPVSIQSPAPGITEAGGDEKKEGRGKELKRGEDMNTKEEEGDSGYFSLSYRQALKAGRNPSEPGSPLLPQVTSCSLVWRNREVLEGEGDIPGPAEPEFNKQGVACHEYISLTTDDLSSITNGSLLASVGGATERLEDDVEEASALGAPILESSVCNSSGTVQPTGGTVKRRVEKKEAKEEVTKSIHEFQDKTLAGKGLEGRGTKSVLKCQDSGAKTSLKSTTSTVQQVKSVVVLGKAQTKSAGPSQMSKPSSVARTILKIGKGNRTGMCPRPLVFAQEEDWQHEKQMYVNSVIRHMQEDTGTGQDGMTEVLNLMRHVTEQEAGPNGTQWQHPSDFTRRNYQRRFGNLIPTIPLAEWHTQNSKSYRRFVSVPKIFQRSPVP; from the exons ATGGATCAGAAACATGTGACTAAGCATGTAGATGCTGGACAAG GGATGGATAAATCCAACAAGCCCATGAAGATGATATTTAATAAGCCTGGTCTAGTGAAATCGGAAGCCTCTGATCACAAAATTAATTTTGAGCACTTGAAGCCACTCTCAGTATATTCAAGAATGATAACTTGCGACAGTAAGACCATTGTTCCTGATTCAACGTTTTCCAACCCATTTGTTAACTTGAAGATTGAGGTGATCAACGTTTCCTCTAGAAAGAGGAAATCAGATGATCACACCTATTGCACTCCCACAAAAAAGCCCTACAGTCCACAGGCTGTTTCCACTGACCTTGGATGTCTAAAAGACTTATGCACTCCTCCAAAACAAGGCCAAGACTCCACTCCAGCCATTTCTAAGTCTGTCTTATTAGATGGACCCAAAGCCATCAGAAGCCAAAATAAAGAAGCTGTGAAATCTCAGCTGGACTTGGAGCATGTAACAAGTGGGCCTTCAGTGGGGTCAGGTGGTGAGGAGAGAATGACTGCACAGCAAAACTTCAAGTCTACCCCAAAAACCTCAGCACCTTTGTTTGAAGATGCCCCATTAAACCTCAACCATGCTTTTGACTTTGATATCGAAAGCATCTTGTGTCTCAGCCCTATTGGGACCAGGAGGTCTGGGGGATTCACCAACTCTGTAGGAGAAGACCGTGAATGTCCAAGCAGCAGCACATTCCAAAATGAGCCTGTCAGTATTCAGAGTCCAGCACCAGGAATCACTGAGGCAGGGGGAGATgagaagaaggaggggagaggcaAAGAGttgaaaagaggagaagataTGAATACTAAAGAAGAAGAGGGCGATAGTGGTTATTTTTCCTTGTCGTACAGACAGGCTCTTAAAGCAGGCAGGAATCCCTCTGAGCCTGGGTCCCCTCTGCTGCCCCAGGTTACCTCTTGCTCCCTGGTCTGGAGAAATAGAGAGGTGCTGGAGGGTGAGGGTGACATCCCAGGCCCAGCTGAGCCTGAATTCAATAAGCAAGGTGTGGCTTGTCATGAGTACATATCCTTGACCACGGATGACCTTTCTTCTATCACAAATGGGTCACTGTTGGCTTCTGTGGGTGGTGCCACAGAGCGTTTGGAGGATGATGTTGAGGAGGCATCGGCTCTCGGTGCCCCAATATTAGAGTCATCAGTGTGCAACAGCAGTGGCACAGTGCAGCCCACTGGAGGTACTGTAAAAAGGAGAGTAGAAAAAAAGGAGGCGAAAGAAGAAGTGACCAAGTCAATCCATGAGTTCCAGGACAAGACACTAGCAGGGAAGGGGTTGGAAGGAAGAGGGACCAAGTCTGTCCTCAAGTGCCAGGACAGTGGAGCAAAGACCAGTCTGAAATCCACCACCTCAACTGTCCAACAG GTTAAATCGGTGGTGGTGCTTGGGAAGGCCCAAACTAAATCAGCAGGCCCTTCCCAGATGTCAAAGCCGAGTTCTGTAGCGCGGACAATTCTCAAGATTGGCAAAGGCAACAGGACTGGCATGTGTCCAAG GCCACTGGTGTTTGCCCAGGAGGAGGACTGGCAGCATGAAAAACAGATGTATGTGAATTCCGTCATCAGACATATGCAGGAGGACACGGGAACGGGTCAAG aTGGAATGACTGAGGTCCTGAACCTGATGAGACATGTTACTGAGCAGGAAGCGGGACCTAATGGCACACAGTGGCAACATCCCTCCGATTTCACTCGCAG GAACTACCAAAGACGTTTTGGAAACTTGATTCCTACAATCCCCCTTGCCGAATGGCACACCCAGAACAGCAAGAGTTACAGGCGCTTTGTCAGCGTCCCAAAGATTTTTCAGAGAAGTCCAGTTCCTTAA